Proteins encoded in a region of the Acidobacteriota bacterium genome:
- a CDS encoding DinB family protein, whose amino-acid sequence MSISEALLPEFDQEMDGARRTLERVPEDRFDWKPHARSGSMIWLAGHLANIPYWATLTIQEDELDLMPDGKPLPQPPAPTSVDQMLAEFDQHVREARASIAGADDAAFLLPWSLLKNGVTIFSMPKIAVLRSFVMNHLIHHRAQLGVYLRLNDIPVPALYGPSADENPPGM is encoded by the coding sequence ATGTCCATCAGCGAAGCCTTGTTGCCCGAGTTCGACCAGGAGATGGACGGCGCCCGCAGGACCCTGGAGCGGGTTCCGGAAGACCGGTTCGACTGGAAACCCCACGCCAGGTCCGGGAGCATGATCTGGCTGGCGGGTCACCTGGCCAACATCCCCTATTGGGCCACCCTCACCATCCAGGAGGACGAGCTGGACCTCATGCCCGATGGGAAACCCCTCCCGCAACCCCCGGCTCCCACGAGTGTGGACCAGATGCTCGCCGAATTCGACCAGCACGTCCGGGAGGCGCGCGCCTCCATCGCCGGCGCCGACGACGCGGCCTTCCTGTTGCCCTGGTCGCTCCTCAAAAACGGCGTCACCATATTCAGCATGCCCAAAATCGCGGTATTGCGGAGCTTCGTCATGAATCACCTGATTCACCACCGCGCCCAACTGGGAGTCTACCTGCGCCTGAACGACATCCCGGTCCCCGCCCTCTACGGTCCCTCGGCCGACGAGAACCCGCCGGGAATGTGA
- the murB gene encoding UDP-N-acetylmuramate dehydrogenase codes for MSVRITPPAEFGLRPEAPLAPLTTLAIGGNSRWLLELRDPGLLDTAWNWARSQGLPVLFLGAGSNVLFSDAGYDGLVIRNRLRGRERAGNEVRVSGGEDLGETIRWVNRLGLAGMERLYGIPGTVAGAVVGNAGAYGQEIGDRIREVSFWSPEQGVTTLPASDLDFRYRHSRFKERREWFLLSCTLALEAASEPLQPVSDQILATRLAKYPVGLKCPGSFFKNVIADELDPQGLSRIPEDFIFYGKIPAGKLLDEVGARGRRMGGALIASHHANLFVNEEGAASRDMLALARKYSNRVREKFDIELEPEILIVSPNQWR; via the coding sequence ATGTCTGTTCGGATCACCCCGCCTGCCGAGTTCGGACTCCGTCCGGAAGCCCCCCTGGCTCCCCTGACCACCCTGGCCATCGGAGGAAACAGCCGTTGGCTGCTGGAACTGCGCGACCCGGGACTGCTGGACACCGCCTGGAACTGGGCCCGGAGCCAGGGCCTGCCGGTGCTATTCCTGGGAGCGGGAAGCAACGTCCTCTTTTCGGACGCCGGATACGACGGCTTGGTGATTCGGAATCGCCTCCGGGGACGGGAGCGCGCCGGAAACGAGGTGCGGGTCTCGGGAGGGGAGGACCTGGGGGAGACCATCCGTTGGGTCAACCGGCTCGGTCTGGCCGGGATGGAGCGCCTCTACGGCATTCCCGGAACCGTGGCCGGAGCCGTGGTGGGCAACGCGGGCGCCTACGGGCAGGAGATCGGGGACCGGATCCGTGAGGTGTCCTTCTGGTCGCCGGAGCAGGGGGTGACGACCCTCCCCGCATCGGACCTGGACTTCCGTTATCGCCACAGCCGCTTCAAGGAGCGTCGGGAGTGGTTTCTGCTCTCCTGCACCCTGGCCCTGGAGGCGGCCTCGGAGCCTCTGCAGCCGGTCTCGGACCAGATTCTGGCCACCCGTCTGGCCAAGTATCCGGTGGGGCTGAAATGCCCGGGCAGCTTCTTCAAGAACGTGATCGCGGACGAACTCGATCCTCAGGGTCTGAGCCGGATTCCCGAGGATTTCATTTTTTACGGGAAGATACCGGCCGGCAAACTCCTGGACGAGGTGGGCGCCCGGGGGCGGCGGATGGGAGGCGCCCTGATCGCGAGTCATCATGCCAACCTGTTCGTCAACGAAGAAGGCGCAGCCAGCCGTGATATGCTGGCTCTGGCCCGGAAATATTCAAATCGGGTCCGTGAGAAATTCGACATCGAGTTGGAACCGGAAATCCTGATCGTCAGTCCAAACCAATGGCGTTGA